The Suncus etruscus isolate mSunEtr1 chromosome 15, mSunEtr1.pri.cur, whole genome shotgun sequence genome contains the following window.
GGACGAGCCGGGCGACACGCCCAGCGGCTTGGGGCCCCCGCGGAAGCCGCGCGCCAGGTCGCCCAGCTCGTAGGCGCCGTCGCCGTCGCCGCCCGCCGCCTTCCACTCCCAGGGCCCGTTGCCCGCAGACAGGTGCACCACGGGGTGGTGCGGGGCGTGCGCGTCGATGGTCACGATGCTGGCCGAGTCGCGCTCCGACGGCGACCGGTACTGCGACGACGAGTCGGAGCTGGCGCTGGAGGAGGAGGCCGCGTCGGCCACCTTGGGGCCGGGCGCGCCGGGCGCCTTGGACATGGCGATGACCTGCAGCAGGCGCGGCGGGTTGGCCACGCGGGGCTGCGACGGTGCGCCCACGGCCGGCACCGCGCCGCCCTTCTCGGCCATCAGGAGCCACTTGGCCCGCACGGCCGCGCTGCTCTTGGGCGACAGGCCGGCCGCCGCCTGCACGCCCTCCTCGGGGATGTGCGTGAGCGCCTGCGGCCCGGGGCGCGGCGGCAGGATCACCCTGGGCCCCAGCCCGGGCCGGGCCTGGACGGTCGGGTAGAGCGAGGGGGGCGCCGGGCCGCCGCCCTCGcgctcgtcctcctcctcctcctcttcctcctcctcctcttcctcctcctcgtcctcctcctcctccgccatGGGCTCGGCCGGGCCGCGCAGGTGCCCGGGGCTGGCCTCGTCGGGCAGGCCCAGCCCACGGCCGTCCAGGGATTTCTGCTTCCACTCGCTGATGAGCTGCTTGGATCGGGACGAGTCCAGGGGGACGTGGATGGTCATGTGGCGGCGGGCGGGGTCGTCGAGCGACGGGGTGCTGACGCGGGGCAGCGTGTGGCTGAAGGTCACCATGTTCTCCTTGCCCATGGGGCTGCGAGGCGCCAGCAGGTCCACGTCCACGCTGGCACGCTTCAGGCTGCCCACCGACGTCTTGTCGCGGGCCACGGGCCGGGCCACGCCCTCCAGCCGCCCAGGGGGGCCCAGCTCGTCCGTGCTCACCGACTTGTTCTGCTGGTACACCGAGTCATGGCCACGCTGGGTCAGGGCTCTCAGCGCGTCCTTGCCGGGCGTCGGGACCGCGGGCTTCTCTGCGGGCAGCGCCTGGAAGTTGCCCACCGCGTGGCAGGCCTGGGGGTTGAGAGGGAGCGACACGTGTAAAGGTGACCTAAAGCTTTGGTTTCCCAGCACCGACATGACCGGGGTCCTCCTGTGGGGACAGGCCAAGACTTGGGGGGGGTCACCCATCTTTGTCCATGCAACGAGGCTGCGCACCCATAGATTTCCATGCAACGAGACTGTGCACCCAGAGATGGGTTTGCACCGGGAGTCAGCCTCCCCCTCCAGACTGCCTTTCCCGGAGGGGCCTGCCTCCGCCCTCCGACCGCCCTGGCAGGCCGGACCCTCAGCCCCTCACCAGATAGGCGGCGATGCCCGCTCCGATGAGGAAGCCCGCGTAGACGTCCACGGGGTGGCTGCGGTACTGCGTGATCTGGGTGAGGCCGCACACGCCGGCCGCGATGGCGAAGGCGAACACCAGGATGGGCTTCAGGAGCTTGGTGGTGTCCGAGATGACCGAGTTGAAGTACATCTGCGGGCGGCCGGTGGGGTCAGAGATGGGTGGGGGTTCCGACTGGGCGATGAGCGGGGCTGTGGGGGGAGGTGGGGGGAAAGACTCACCGACACGTAGACGGCGGCGAAGGCGGACAGCGTGGCGTGCTGCGACGGGAAGGTCTTCCTGGAAGAGGAGGCCAGGTCAGTGGCTTAAGTGGCCtgcctgggcctcagtttccccagaggCCCCCCAGCCGCCGTGCTGAGGCCACTCACCGAGCAGAGAGGATGGCGTGGGTGTCGGGGCCGGAGCAGATGTCCTGCGTGATGTAGGGGTTGGCCTCGCACGAGGTGCCCAGGAGCGTGTAGTTGGGTTTGCACACGGTCAGGAAGAAGGGCGCGTGGTAGCCCGTGGCCAGCTGGATGATGTCGGTCACCAGGGCTGTGGCGCACAGCCCGAACACATGCACAcctggggcggggcggggccacGGTTGGGCGTGGTCTCTGAATGGGGCGGGGCTACAGGCAGGACAGGGTCGTGATTGGACCGAGGAGGCGGGGTCACAGAAATGGGCATGGCCAAGCGGTCCATAATAGGCTGACCAAAACGGGCGTGGCTACAGCTGGTTCGAAGGGGCGGAGTCACATAAATGGGTGGGGCTAAGCCATTCGGGAAAGGCTGTCACAGAATGAGCGTGGCTAAGCTAATATAAAGGGCCGGGGTCACAGCCATCAGTGGGGTCAAGCTGGTCAGATAGGGGCGATCCACAGTATGGGGCGAGATTACAGCTGTTTTAAGGGGCGGGGTCACCTACATGGGCGGGGCCCACTGCTGATTGAAAGGGGCGGGGTTATAGTATGGGCACAGCCACGAATGGTCAGGAGGGTCAGAAGGTCACGGCCATGgggaggggccacatctggacAGAAGGGGCGGGGCCAAAACATGGGACAAAGTCCCATCTTCATCTTCCAGCCTCATCGCCCATGGCGTGGCTGCTCCATCCGGGAACCCCAGGTGGTCAGAAGGGGCCCTGGCAGGGGCGCGGCCTGGGTTGCCCTGGGACAGCCTGGGGCAGAATCGCCCTAGGCCACTGGGAAGCTGCGGGTCTGGATTGTGGCCTGGGCAGGGAGGCGCAGGCCCATCTCAGGCAACTCACCCACGAACCGCACGGTGCGTCGCAGAAAGGAGTTGAAGTTGCAGCCTCCCGCGTTGATGGTGCCCTCAGCCCCGCCGGGACTCGCGCTGCGCCCCCACAACCGGGACTGGAGGCAGTAGAGCATCCCTTCGCCCAGCATGATCTGCGCGACACGGGGACCAAGCTCAGCCTTGCCTGCCTGTCCGCTGCATTGCCCACCCCGCCATactcgctctggcccctccagggaCTGCGGACACCCACCGAGGCTGCGGGCGCAGCGAAGGCCAAGCTGAGGAGCATGAGCAGCGGGATGAGCTCTTCGTTGGTCTCCACGTAGGGCATGGAGAGCGCCCGGTCGTAGCACTGGAAACCCACCTTGGCAGGCTTGAAGAGGTCGGTCAGCTCCAGGAAGTACAGGGACACAATGGAGGACGCCACGATGGGCAGCTGCAAG
Protein-coding sequences here:
- the PLPPR3 gene encoding LOW QUALITY PROTEIN: phospholipid phosphatase-related protein type 3 (The sequence of the model RefSeq protein was modified relative to this genomic sequence to represent the inferred CDS: inserted 1 base in 1 codon), which encodes MIATAKEKNKNPKDSMTLLPCFYFVELPIVASSIVSLYFLELTDLFKPAKVGFQCYDRALSMPYVETNEELIPLLMLLSLAFAAPAASIMLGEGMLYCLQSRLWGRSASPGGAEGTINAGGCNFNSFLRRTVRFVGVHVFGLCATALVTDIIQLATGYHAPFFLTVCKPNYTLLGTSCEANPYITQDICSGPDTHAILSARKTFPSQHATLSAFAAVYVSVSLSPHLPPQPXLIAQSEPPPISDPTGRPQMYFNSVISDTTKLLKPILVFAFAIAAGVCGLTQITQYRSHPVDVYAGFLIGAGIAAYLACHAVGNFQALPAEKPAVPTPGKDALRALTQRGHDSVYQQNKSVSTDELGPPGRLEGVARPVARDKTSVGSLKRASVDVDLLAPRSPMGKENMVTFSHTLPRVSTPSLDDPARRHMTIHVPLDSSRSKQLISEWKQKSLDGRGLGLPDEASPGHLRGPAEPMAEEEEDEEEEEEEEEEEEEEDEREGGGPAPPSLYPTVQARPGLGPRVILPPRPGPQALTHIPEEGVQAAAGLSPKSSAAVRAKWLLMAEKGGAVPAVGAPSQPRVANPPRLLQVIAMSKAPGAPGPKVADAASSSSASSDSSSQYRSPSERDSASIVTIDAHAPHHPVVHLSAGNGPWEWKAAGGDGDGAYELGDLARGFRGGPKPLGVSPGSSVSDVDQEEHRFGAVATVNLATGEGLPPLGAADGALGPASRESTLRRKAGGLGAGDAVAGETESYFRKMQAARRVKD